TGGAGCGCAGCGGCCGTCTCGGGGTCGCGCACCAGCACGCGCTCGGGCAGCAGGCCGGCCGTGCGTCCCGCCGCGGAGATCCCGGCCGCGAGCATCGCCGCGCGCTCGGCGAGGGAGTGGGGCCGCCGGGACTGGACGTCGCCGCGGACGATGAACCCATCCGCCATCACGATCACCAGCGACGGACGCCCGTCGGGGTCGTTGCGGAAACCCGTGGAGAACGGCACGTATTCCACCGCCCATGTAGTCGACGTGCGCGCGGCGGCCAGGCCCGCGTCCACGGCGGTGCGCCCGGCGCCGCCGCCGAGCAGCTCGTCCACGCGGTCCGCCGCTTGGTCGGCGGCCATGCAGCACGCCTTGTACTTCTTCCCGGACCCGCAGGGGCAGGGGTCGTTGCGTGAAGCTCGCATCGTGATGTGAACGTTGAAGATCAGCCATCCGTTCCGCTATGGCCCGCCCTCGCAGCCGGCCCGCGCACAATCTATCCCGCCGGAAATGGACACGTAAGACGGGCGCCACCGGCTCTTCGATCGGGCATCCGACGAGAGCGGGCAAGCACGGCAGCGCGAGTGCGACGATCGCCGGGTTGGATGCGGGTGGAGATGAAGACGGGGGATGCGAATCCGATCCGCATCCCCCGTCCCTTACCTGGCCGGTATTCGTCTGACGATCCCCGTCTCAGCTCAGCAGGCGCAGCGGCATCACCAGGCAGAGGTAGTCCGGCGTGTCCTCGTTGCCGATGGGCTGGATGGTCGCCGCACGCTCCGGCGCCTTGAAGCTCAGCTTCACCTCGTCCGTGGGCATGTAGCGCAGCAGCTCCAGCAGGTACTGGGCGTTGAACCCGATCTCCAGCGGCTCGCCGTCGTACTCCACCGGCAGCTCCTCGGTGGCGGCGCCCAGGTCCGGCGTCTCCACGCTGAAGCGCAGCATGGGACCGCCCAGCGACAGGCGGATGCGGTGCGTCTGATCGCTCGCCACGATCGCCATGCGGCGCACGGCGGCGGTCAGCGCGCCCTTGTCGGCCACCAGCGACTTGTCGTTGTCCTTGGGGATGACCTGCTCGTAGTTGGGGTACGGCCCCTCGATCAGCCGCGTGAACACCTGCACCCCCTCGCCGCGGAACCCGATGTGGTTCTCGCTGCGGGCGATCTCCACGTTGGCCGCGCTGCCGAACAGGCGCTGCACCTGGCCCAGCGCCTTGGGGTGCACGATCAGGTCGCCCGCCGGCGTGCGCGTGCCGGTCTCGATGGGCAGCGTCATCTTCGCCAGCCGGTGCCCGTTGGTGGCCACCATCCGCATGTCGCCGTCGCCCAGCTGCCACAGCACGCCGTTCAGGATCGGCCGCGTCTCTTCGGTGCTCGCCGCGAACGACACGTGCGAGATCAGGCGCTGGAGGTCGGTGCCCGTCAGCTTCCAACTCTCGGCGAAGTCCACCTTGGGGAAGGCGGGGAACTCGTCGCGCGGCAGGCCGTTCAGCTTGAACCGCGTGCGGCCGCTGTTGATGGAGATGGTGTCGCCCTGCGTCGACATCTCCACCGAGCCGGGCAGCTCGCGCGCGATCTCCTGCAGCTTCTTCGCAGGCGCGGTGATGGCGCCCGGCTCCGTCACCTCGGCCGGCACGCGCACCGACACCGCGGTGTCCAGGTCGGTGCCGCTCATCCGCACCTCGCCGTCCTCGGCCTCGATGAGGATGTTGGCCAGCACGGGCAGCGTGGTGCGCGTGGGGATGCTTCCCGCCACGGCCCCCAGGCCCTGCTGCAGGTTCTCGCGCGTGATGGTGAATTTCATACGTTGGTCGCCGAACGCTGGAGTGAGAGCTTATCCACCGGGAAGCTGTTCTACCACACTGTAGATAGAAAATTTAGTAGTCGTAGTAGAGGGTGTGGGTTCGGGGATAACTCTCCTCCCCGCGTCCGCATCCCCGTTTACCGCAACCGCCTGCGACACCCTGGCCCATCGTGGGGAACGTTGTGGAGAAGAGCGGTTGTCCCCAGCCCGTCCACACATCCCCCTACCTCCGCCCTTCTCCACAACGCGTCCACACCCTTTCCACAGCGGGTTCTCCACACCTCGCCAGGCTACTTCAGGGCGCTCCGCAGGGCTTCCACCCGCTGCCGGAAGGCCGCGTCGTTCCCCATGTCCTCCTCCACCTTGGCGATGGAGTGGATCACCGTGGAGTGGTCGCGCCCGCCGAACATCTTCCCCACCTCCACCAGCGGCAGCTCGAACAGCTCCTTGATCAGGAACATGGCCACCTGGCGCGGGATGGTGAGGTCCTTGGTGCGCTTCTTGGACTGGAGCGCCTCCACGGTGGTGCTCCACGCCTCGGCCACCTTCTGCCGCACCGCCTCGGGGGTGGGGCCGCCCTGCGCGCCGCCGTGGGCCCGCTGCCGCTCGTCGGCCGTCAGCGGCACGCCCAGCGCCTCGCGCGCCAGCTCCACCGTGATGTCGCGGCGGGTGAGCGACGAGTAGGCGAGCAGCTTGATGACCGCGCCCTCGATC
The genomic region above belongs to Longimicrobiaceae bacterium and contains:
- the dnaN gene encoding DNA polymerase III subunit beta; translated protein: MKFTITRENLQQGLGAVAGSIPTRTTLPVLANILIEAEDGEVRMSGTDLDTAVSVRVPAEVTEPGAITAPAKKLQEIARELPGSVEMSTQGDTISINSGRTRFKLNGLPRDEFPAFPKVDFAESWKLTGTDLQRLISHVSFAASTEETRPILNGVLWQLGDGDMRMVATNGHRLAKMTLPIETGTRTPAGDLIVHPKALGQVQRLFGSAANVEIARSENHIGFRGEGVQVFTRLIEGPYPNYEQVIPKDNDKSLVADKGALTAAVRRMAIVASDQTHRIRLSLGGPMLRFSVETPDLGAATEELPVEYDGEPLEIGFNAQYLLELLRYMPTDEVKLSFKAPERAATIQPIGNEDTPDYLCLVMPLRLLS